A stretch of Equus caballus isolate H_3958 breed thoroughbred chromosome 11, TB-T2T, whole genome shotgun sequence DNA encodes these proteins:
- the SPEM2 gene encoding uncharacterized protein SPEM2 — protein MENQLWYNTLGCCNQYQEGPQEAEDFLLLLLGLIILVNIGINMATVMWHGLQNVLDKTICWINQKNEILQACESSPKDSPPKAQDVHIYCTLDPVQVKMARPTCYSSSSYHHIRNHCSRCRHRRCYRRSRSHQQRLKNPTQCPHNRSVFRSQHCSRKMSQLRPMPCFDGEGLDSYLEEEDDLSFPYPKYPRRGWGGLYQRMGLPSPMRLWGRQGGILASLPPPSLYLSPELRCMPKRVEAKSELRLQSYRPHCSQSRIWGNMETEQWTSSPPPPRQLLRNPSWVPGGHSPYSSGGQLLYDSWDQRRRALEGSEPPCVLVRRVSRAEAREPYSPQSHRRSLPSHAYSQPNRSPHPSTGHLSYSSRDPQEVRRRAAEWAEALPARHPLTTSTSLTVLGEASYQRAPAPSPALLSRSSQRLPEVQAAELSPPPPTFVPLRRNPGGNTNHQVYDSLELKRQVQESRARANSLPPPSTSASRPSVHRSRMGKFN, from the exons ATGGAAAACCAGCTCTGGTATAACACCCTGGGGTGCTGCAATCAATACCAAGAAGGTCCCCAGGAAGCTGAGGACTTCCTACTCCTGCTCCTGGGCCTCATCATTCTTGTCAACATTGGGATCAACATGGCAACTGTG atgTGGCATGGGCTCCAGAATGTCTTAGACAAGACGATCTGCTGGATTAATCAAAAAA ATGAAATCTTGCAAGCTTGTGAAAGTTCTCCCAAAGATTCACCACCCAAGGCCCAAGACGTCCACATCTACTGCACCCTGGACCCTGTACAAGTGAAGATGGCCCGGCCCACTTGCTACTCCTCTTCTTCCTATCACCACATCCGCAACCACTGCTCACGCTGCCGCCACCGCCGCTGCTACCGCCGAAGCCGCAGCCACCAGCAGAGGCTGAAGAACCCCACACAGTGTCCCCACAACCGCTCAGTCTTCCGTAGCCAACATTGCAGCCGCAAAATGTCACAGCTGCGGCCGATGCCCTGCTTTGATGGGGAGGGTCTGGATTCCTACCTGGAAGAGGAGGATGACCTGTCTTTCCCATATCCCAAGTACCCACggcggggctggggagggctctACCAGCGAATGGGCCTGCCCTCCCCCATGAGGCTGTGGGGCCGCCAGGGTGGGATTCTGGCCAGCCTGCCACCACCCTCTCTCTACCTGTCACCTGAGCTGCGCTGCATGCCAAAGCGTGTGGAGGCCAAGTCAGAGCTGAGGCTGCAGTCCTACAGGCCCCACTGCTCACAGTCCCGCATCTGGGGCAATATGGAGACTGAGCAGTGGACCTCATCCCCACCACCTCCCCGCCAGCTGCTCCGTAACCCCTCCTGGGTCCCCGGGGGGCACAGCCCTTACTCCTCAGGGGGCCAGCTACTGTATGACTCCTGGGATCAGCGGCGGCGTGCTCTGGAGGGCTCTGAGCCTCCCTGTGTCCTGGTGCGCCGGGTCTCCCGGGCGGAGGCTCGAGAGCCCTACTCCCCTCAGTCCCACCGGCGGAGCCTCCCCAGCCACGCTTACAGCCAGCCCAACCGCAGCCCCCACCCATCCACGGGACACTTGAGCTACAGCTCCCGAGATCCTCAGGAGGTCCGGCGCCGGGCGGCCGAATGGGCTGAGGCTCTGCCCGCTCGGCACCCTCTGACTACCTCCACCTCCCTCACGGTGTTGGGTGAGGCCTCATACCAACGGGCCCcggctcccagcccagccctgctctcccgCTCCTCCCAGCGCCTGCCCGAAGTCCAGGCTGCTGAGCTCTCCCCACCTCCGCCCACCTTTGTGCCACTCAGACGGAATCCGGGGGGCAATACCAACCACCAGGTGTACGACAGCCTGGAACTGAAgcggcaggtgcaggagagcagagCGCGAGCCAACTCACTGCCGCCACCTTCCACCTCGGCCTCGAGGCCCTCGGTGCACAGGAGCCGGATGGGGAAATTTAACTGA